TTAAAATTGGTAGTTTGGTAGTAAGTACTCCTAAACACTTTTCTCGTATCTTCTATATCCCTTATGGACCTTATCACTATACTTTATCCATATATAATAGTACTTggtaattaaaagaaaacaaactgctttatgatttatatattactttgaaaataaaattggttGAGGTCATAGAACTCCTAACTAACATAACTGTGACAGAAAGAAACTACAAATTAAGGTCACATTAATTTTATTGCTACCCTTAGCAATTTGTTATTTCATCAAGACCATgtaatttattaaagaaaataaggGAAAAATGTAAAACCCAATAACAAAAGggatattaaataaaaatgtaaagagATACTGGTTGTTTAAGTTAAGAGAAGAGCAGAAGAAGGGTACAATGTAGTCCCAGAATCCACCATGTCCTAAACAACCAAACCCCACATGAAAAGgcaaaatagaaaaatctaaTTAACATATAAATGGAAACAAAAGTAGAATATCcctgagagaagaagaataggTCAGAGAGAGCACACAACACTTATGTCCTTTTTCTAGTAAAtcaggaagaaagaaagaaagaagaacccaccaaatataaaatttaaaataactactcgataattaataataataatactaccACTAACCAAACTATtcttaactaattttttttcttacattacTACAccaatagaaagaaaagaaaatgatgatatagGGTTCTTCTAGTTAACCAAATCCAAATCTTGTCCTAAggagtttgttgttgttgttgatgttgttccATGATCTGGATTAATGTCCAGAAGCAGAgcttgatgatgaagagagattgttgttgttgttgtttccttgGTTTGATGATCCATTGGAGAGCTTCTGTTTGAGTTCGAAGAGGAGTTGTTGATTCTCTTGATTCAGAATCTGAGCTTTCTTTCTCAACCTCTCGTTCTCCTTAATTATATAACAGTTTTGCAAGTACAGCTTCGAGTTTAGCCTCTCCATCTC
The sequence above is drawn from the Camelina sativa cultivar DH55 chromosome 4, Cs, whole genome shotgun sequence genome and encodes:
- the LOC109132589 gene encoding protein LITTLE ZIPPER 4-like; protein product: MERLNSKLYLQNCYIIKENERLRKKAQILNQENQQLLFELKQKLSNGSSNQGNNNNNNLSSSSSSASGH